The Polypterus senegalus isolate Bchr_013 chromosome 10, ASM1683550v1, whole genome shotgun sequence genomic interval ggcccagtccaaaaaaattggtaaaataaacctcaggagaattatacaaataaatcaaaggtttatatgttacctgactattactgagggtattagaacacaactgtaaaaaaaaaaattacaatttttattttaataatattactatcaatatcaatattattaatattagtaacatctgtggtgttagggtcggttttgacccatatatatttacttcaagaagaaggcaaaaaaagtattttttttccaaaagttgaactttaattcaatcacaaagacaaagccaaacaagtaagacaaaataaaatacaaaataaattacaaaatgtagatcaaacaaacaatcaaaccaatagaattagtagtacggtggtagggtggtagctctccaggagcaggattgctactgtatgtttacactatgtgcaagtaggacagtaagtgacatttttagtgtgctctttgcaaatatatttcttgcatttggcacacatggaattggtttttctgtccttgctGCTTGGGCAGACCTGACAGCTTTCTTTTGGAATCCGCAGCCTCTCTGGGTCTGGGTCTGTGGCTGTGGCAGGGCTGGCTAAAGGGAAGGATGCTGGTGCTGAAGCTCTTCGTCTTCCTGCTGACGTGGACGGAGTGCTTGCCGTGGTCTGCAGCTCTCTGACCACAGCTGCAGCGGCTGGGTCTCGGGGACCCGTTCCCTTTTCAATGTGTCCCTTTATAAGAGAATCCCTAGTTCTTGGAGAAACATTCTTCGCCTTTGATTCTTCCCTGCATTCCACCCTTGGTGGATTTGGGTCCACAACACAAATCCGTTGTAGGCTGACACATCCAGCATATTGTAGAACAATACCACTGGCCATCTCCTGGTCATGCGCTGGCATGTATAGGTGGCAGTCAGCTTGTCCAGGTTGTCCACCcctcctttgtttttattgtaatccaaaataatgatgggctttttctcttttgctgatgacacagcagtGTCCTTGTGGAGTGTGGACATGAGTATCACACTCCggtttttttttggacaatatgACACAATAGTGGTTGTGTCTGTAAAGGCAAATTTTGAAGACAGTGGTGCCCTGTTCTTCAAATTCACAATTTCAGCGGGcagctcaggtttattttttttgatagtgCCCACCATGGTGAGCTTTGCCTCAGAAGTTCCTGTCCAAgatcaaaacttgtaaaaaaattgtcacatgtaATATTGTGTCCGCGCAGTCCAGTTGTCAAGTCGAGGACTACACGTCTTCCCTGGTTCCTCTCAGGGATGCCACTTTCAGGTTTTCCTGTGTAAATTTGCATGTTCCAAGCATAGCTTGTTCTTGCATCACAGGCTGCCCAGATTTTTATCCCGTATTTGGCTGGCTTATTGGGCATGTATTGCCGGAAAGGGCATCTTCCCCGGAAAGGCACAAGACGCTCGTCTACGGTAACCTCTGGCCCTGGATTGAACATCAAAGGCAGGCGCTGCAcccatctctcccagacatcccttatgggagcaagcttgtcacgtcttgctctcatgtctcggttgtcaaacctgaggactctcgagatcatgtggaagctcttcagtgacatcgtggcccgaaaaatatttctgcctgttgctgtgtcccagagactggctgtggcctcattgctggatcggtatactccagcaagaagaagaattccaatataagcatccaggaattcttcatcaaagtcaatccatgtgtctccgtagactttttgtccttctaggtttgtcatgtcaagtattatttttttcagcgatgatggcatgaactgttcaaaacttgttttgatgtcacttatccttgttatggcaaaccttgtgaccccaggagtcattctgatgatattttcagcagctgccctgccagttgtcctgcgagtctcgtcaggtggtactaacctccaggagatgctgccattcttggactgtagtacttcagctggtggggaaactgcttcagaggtgatctcctcctcagactctgtgtctgtgtcttctgactgacactccacaatgtcttcctcctctgagtccacctcatcagtgtcgctgtgccactctgtaacttgtccttcagctaggatatgatccagagcttggagtgctgtgaatctggccatttttacctctgcaaattagatgctttctctcagtcacaatcaccaaactgaactggtctgggtctgttttgtctgggctgtctctgtttttactcggggaggtgtgaagagataagcccctgactacagctcggggatgggagaggcctgctacctgacagagttgtgtgggggtgtgggggccagagtgagctgagagtgtgtttatactgtaacttaagtttggccagtatttattgttttatgatctctTATTGTACCCTGGGTGTGGCCGACCGgtaagaccacaggcagtgaatttctgattagagaaataatttacctttttttttttttttgtttaaatggaagtttcagaaaaatggaaaaagccttgatgcagtaaacaaaatgtatgtggtacttttatgcatttaaaacttgaaaatggGTCGGTACCGACCCTAGGGTAATAGTAGGGTTAAGCTTCTTTAGTGCACATTGCTCTGCCCTCCTCTTGCAAGCTGATtcactataataataattcaaaatggacattttaagattaataaaacaaaagtagcCAGAACCTTACTGCCACTTGATTCTACTGTCAATGACTATTATCAGGAAATGCATTTTCTGCAATAtgcatgtgtttatattttttcaattgcTAATACAAGCACACTTACTAGTTTTAGAACATGTAGACTATATTCTTCTTAATTGCATCTAAACATTCAAATTTACCTATAGCAAGTCAGCGCtctgtcttctccttcttttcATTGCCACAGTTTTACCAGCATATGCTATGCTGTATCCGAAGGACAAGTAAAAGAGTGGCTTCCTGATGTGCTAAACCACAGCAAAAATTATACACCAACATTTGTACCGGTGTCTCATTTCTACTGGTATAAAACTATCAATGTGTTTAATGCTCCAGAATTCTGAACTTATGTCACAGATTTTTAACTATGATTACATTTAGTGTTTTAGTgtgtggcagccctcctgggttacatagGGGCCACTGGcgtgggacttcagggctcaggCCTGTTGGGCTcagtggccaccaccaggaggagctgcacaCCTTAACAAGCCCGTATgtgctggaatgcagccacacccggaagtgcagcctaattaggtcaattaccatgtggagcacttccgggagggctataaaggagcctgcagcctCTACATCAGGCGCCAGTGTCGGGAGGAGCAGGAGCACGACGGCACGGCGCGGCAACGGCACGACAACAAAGACAAagctgcctgagaggagtggaggagtaaGAAGAGGAGTGtgtttttgggaatttttcttttggtgtttttgggactgtgtagggcctgtgggacacggggaagacatgccccatggctgaagacaaaataaaatattttgtatctgTGCCTCTAGTGTCAGTCTGTTTCAGGTTTGCGCTAACAAAGCGCTTTTGCCACAAGAGCAAAATGAGAAGCAATGGACAGTGGTCTTGTTGCCACAGTGTAACTATTCTCATATCTAAAATACAATCCTGTGAAAAGTAAGAACAGTCCATAAAATTGTgaactttttcaacatatttaaacAGACAAACATTAGATCTTTATGCAAACAATGTCACTTGATAAAGGCGATATGCttgaacaaatgagacacaaaattgACATTGTGTATTTttctcatctctctattataataaataaatcttgggtcgagacgtgatcttctcggaagacactttgaagtcccgtgagactacttgcacgttatgccctacttacaaacaatttctcggagacactttaatgtcccggagacaaagaagtgagacaaaaggacagctgctgttctggcttttaaatgatctatgtgcagcgtgacaagcagaacacacagcacgGCAGAAGCAGCATTAGCAAGTCAGCTGATTGAGCatagaggaagtaaaaaatgtatttgttttccattgtatcaccatttaagaggggtttctgAGGAGCGACCGCATCACCTTAACGTGTGTTCAGCcccacctcttcacaacgcaagaggcagagacgtgaagtggctggcgcgtagcgcacCCAGAGGGAGGGGAATAACttattcactacagctttattactggcaaatatcaagaaataaaaatgaataaaataacaatctctttaaattgtatatccagttaaccaaaccatGGGATTGGCGAGCCCCTAttaatctaaattaacaaaatgcagatttcttatgtggaaaaagtaagtacacccctacatttatcaccactATATATTCATAAAATTGGAACTGTCTGTACCAGATTCAGTGCCCCCATCACAGTACAACCTGGACaattaaatgtatttcatatcAAATTAATACCTGCTGGTATGAGTTACCCAGAAGGTCAAATGATGGGCACACCACCAATAAAAGGTAAGatgacagtatataaaataaattgaatcgataaaataagacatttattatccatccattttccaaaccgctatatcctaacacagggtcacagggcctgctggagcaaatcccagccaacacagggtgcaaggcaggaacaaaccccaggcagggcacacacacacacacaccaagcacacactagagacattattattattattattattattattattattattatatatccctctctctctctctttctctgatccCTTGCTGGTGGCTGGAGGAGGCAGTTGGCCACGCAACCAGTATGCTGCTATGGGTACTGAAGGAATTTGGATTTGCCTCATGATGCTTTTCCATGCTTTACAGTCCATGGCGATGATGTTAGCCTTGTTCAGGCTTCATATCTTCCCGATATTTTAAGGTCCATGTTTTCTTGGGAGCAGTCCATTGTATCCTTCACTGGATCAGTCACTGTCTCCAGAGGAGTATGTGTGGTAGCCTGTTTATTCACAATCTGTACACGTGGCCAGACCCCAGACTAATGCTTACTTGATTATACTGGCCTCTTTGGCAAGCTGCTTTGGTTAAAATTGTCTACTAAGCAAGtagatgtaaatgtaaaatgtaaacatcGCAAAGCAAAGCCAGAGCACAGCATACAGCGTGTGTAGTGAATTCGTTCCAGAGGCATATTATAGTCTTTTCTCAAGATTTACTAGGTTAATGGAATATAATAGTTTTTCCTGAAAGgtatattgtaattttaaaataaggaaCTTACATGTTATTTGGGATATCTTTTAATACTGCTGTTTAATATTAACCAAATGTTTACCTCTCTTTCTTATGAGTTTTGATGGTCTCTATGAATGATGAATTTTGTTACTCAGGGAGCCTCATGGGGAGAGAGAAAAATTGTCAGGCTGAATGCGGAATTCCAGACAATAGCACGCAGAAATAACAAGGCATACCCGAACCAACAGTGCAAGGAAGTGGAAGAGGACAACAGAAAAGAGTATACAAGAGATCTCTTTAAGAAGATTGGAATTATCAAGGGGACCTTCCATGCAAAAATGAGAGTGGTGAAAGATGTAGATGGAAGAGATCTGATATAAGCAGTGGATATTAAGAAAATATGTTGAGAATATACAGAACaattatataagaaagtcctAGACATTACTGAGAATTTTGATATGAACACTGAACGAGAACCAGAAATCCTGAAGAGTGAAGTTGAACGGGCCTTAGAAAGCATTGCAAATAAAAAGTGTCAGTAAGTGATGGAATCCCAGCTGAATTGTTCAACATTCTGCATGATGTTGCTGTTGAAGTGTTCTTAACAGTTTGTTGGCTAATATGGAAAACACAAGAGTGGCTGCAGGATTGGAAAAGGTCCATTTTATTCCAATTCCAAGGAAGGGTAATGTCAAAGAGTGTTTAAATTATATTACAATTGTGCTTATTTTAAATGCCAGCAAGGTAATGCTTAAAATTCTGCAAGCTAGACTTATGCAATACATAGAACTAGGACTTCCAGACGTAAAAGCTAGTTTTAGAAGAGATAGTGGCACTATTGATCAAATTGCCAACATCTGCTGGATAATGGAGAAACAAAAGAAGTTCCAGAAAATGTCTACTTTTGCTTTATTGAATACTCTAAAGCATTTGATTGTGTGGATCATAAAAAACTTTGGCAAGTTCTTAGAGAAACTACCATTCCAAgtcatttcatttgccttttgaGCAATCTCTATCTAAACCAAGAAGCAACAGTTAGAACCGAGTATGGAATAAGTGACTGGTTTGAGATTTTGAAAAGGAGTGTGGCAAGGCTGTACACTGTCACCTTACTTATTTAATGTATATGTTGAATAAATAATCTGGAAAACTGTTTTAGAGGAATCGCAGGCTGGAATCAAAgtttccagaagaaatattaacAACCTCAGATATGTTGATGATACTACCTTGATGGCTGAAAGCGAAGAAGTGTTGAAGAGCCTGCTGATTATTGTTACTGAAGAGAGTGCAAATGCTGGCTTGTTGCTTAACAGAACAAACTAAGACCATGTCATCGATTATGATGAAACCAACCTTTGCAGATAGATGGGGAAGAAGTTGAGGTAGTATCAGAATTTATCTTCCTGGGATCCATTATTTCTGCCAATGGTAAttgtaaacaaaaattaaaagatgtttGCTGCTTGGAAGGAAAGCAATAACAAATTTACAAAAGATAACAAGAAGTAAAGACATCACTTTACTAACAAAGATTAGGATAGTTAAGGCTGTGGTATTTCCAGTAGCAACATACAACTGTGAAAGCTGGACCATAAACAAGGCTATTCGTAGAAAAATCGATGCCTTTGAATTGTGGTGTTGGAGAAAGTTATCGAGAGTTCCCTGGACTACAAAAAGTCTAATCAGTCAATACTTAAAGAGACACACCCAGATTGTTCATTGGAAGGACTCATCCTGAAATTAAAGCCTCAATATTTCGCCACGAAGAGAAGTCTCACTGGAAAAGATCTTGATGCTGGGTAAAACTGAGGGTAAAAGGAGAAAGGGGCAGCAGAAGTTAAGATGGTTGGACTGCATTTGTGAGGCCACGAATATGATCATACAACTACTTAAAGAAGCAGTTGCTGACGGATACACATGGCATGCTAAAGTAAATAAGATCAAGAAAAGTCGGACTGAACTAAACGATTGAAGAGAGGcgcttgggacaaataaagtatctatctatctatctatctatctatctatctatctatctatctatctatctatctatctatctatctatctatctatctatctatctatctatctatctagccccTTGCCTACTTATGTATACCCACACTCACATTAACACAGGGCTATTTTAGTGTCAGCAGTTACTTCACCTGCAAGTTTtgagactgtgggagaaaaatctaTGTAGCCAGAGGAAAACctgcacacaaaataaaatggagagaacatacaaagGCCACAAAAACTTAAACATTGAGCATGGCATTTAAACACAGGATTCTCCATCTGTGGAACAACAACACTAAACTCTGTGTCACAGCACTAATCACCCAGGAtactacagatccctgcagcctttcccccttcagctggttcacaacctgtgcaatctcagttgattctggggttcatcaggggtgtgttctgctcctactctgttcaatccttgcatggactgggtgttgggcaaggtcgtggggtccatcggctgtggggcatctgttggtgaagaaagattcacggatcttgactttgctgacaatgctgtgatctttgcagagtcaatggaggctctgattggggctctcgagactgagcgaggagtctgagtgtctgggcttgcgagtgtcctgataaaaaccaagagccaggcctttaatgacttcttcaGCACAGACATCAgtagtctgtctgtctgcagagagagcattgacctcgttgagaggtttacttacctctcaCTTACCTTGATATCTCtgcaaaggacgaaggtccaggtctttagagtcctggtgcttcctgtcttactatatggtgtgagacatggacgctatccagtgacctgagatgaagactggacttctttggtactgtgtctctttggacaatccttgggtaccgttggtttgactttgtgttgctcatggagtcccgaatgaggcatgttacctgcattgcgagggagcgtcagttacggcactacggccatgtggcacatttccccaagggtgatccagctcgtaagattctcattgttggggacccaagtggctgggccaggccaaggggtcacccacataacacctgggtgctgcagatagagggtcatttccggagggtgggactggactgtgtctgcctgggggttgccaactgggatcccgagctgttttgacgtgtagtgggtgcagaaacatactgtaccagtgcatgctgcccaactAGACTTGACTTGCTTGATAAGATCATTGAGTAATCCTGACTGTTAATACGGTAGTAAGGATCCACTGGTGGCTAACTCCCTTTTATCAGGTTTGGATTCctcataatctatctatctatctatctatctatctatctatctatctatctatctatctatctatctatctatctatctatctatctatctatctatctatctatctatctatctatctatctatcactaaaTTACAATATGCAGTTCCCTGGCAGCTCTTTATACACACTGACACATGGAGTGGATGTCCACCTGACAGCATAAGCCCCTCTTTTGAAATGTGATCCATGTTGGGACCATGACCGTTATGTTGCCCCATATATATTCCCATCTTACCCCTACATCACTTAATAGAGGACATCTTTTTACAagtacttaaataaataatttatttaatcatAAAGTGCATTGTCCTATGAAATGGTCTTAATCTACCTAGTTATCTACCAAATATGCATATCTTTGACACACAAGTAGATATCATCATCCCAGGAGGAAACTTCACATACTTATAAGTATAACatgcattttttaatgattatacatttgcttttcttctgaaggtattttgatttttattgattttatttgaagaaaacaacattgtATACAATCAAGTGAAACTTGACAAACCAGAAATCAACCCCACCCGAGTGAAAGAGAGAAGAGCCTTCAacaagagcaaatctttaaaagcaacaaaaaaggagaatgtccttttctcagatataaatgcttattctatgatttgattaaaaaaatgaggaATTTTAATCATAACTAGAATTTACTGATCAATATGAAAATGAAGTGTTAATACAGTATGTCCTCCCAGCTTCTCTTAACTGAAAAACAGCCAACTCCTAACTAATGTAAGGCTGGcttgattttatttatgttcttaatTGTGAGAACCACTGCCCTCCCACAATTCCAGTTGTATGATTGACTGGCTAGCATTAGACATTGTTGCATTGACCTGGTAGCCTTCAGAAATATGCTTCAAGAAGCAATCTTTTGCTTTAGCTCTTTTAAAATCTTGGTTGTCACTGTAGTACATTTCTTGGTACAGACCATCATCACAATCTTTACCAATATCATAGAGCCCCACTGCAAACCAGTTCTCATACTTATTATAATCGTTGGGCACACTGAACATGATGGCAAGTTTCTTAAAGCCTTTGTGTGCTTGTAACTCACAGATATTATAGGTCATCACTCCCACACTTCCAGAATTCGAGTCAGCATGTTTGCTAAAGGAACAGGCCTCTCTCATTTTTGGCTCGATTGTCGGCTGAAGTggggtgtaattatatccagtgTAACAGTAGTACCTGTTCAAAGACATAAGGTATAGACAATTTATGGTTAACGtttctcaaacaaaataaaagaaaacattctaCTGAAACCCTACATTTCAGAATTGTGCAGATTATATTATGTTCAGTTGAAACTCTGGTATAATATGCGATGGATGTGGCCATTTTTTAGTTTTACACTATGTAATGTATTGAAAGTACTTGGCAGAAAATAATttagaatcaaaacaaaaacaaacatttttacagcATGTCTTAGCAGATAATTACTAACGGACAAAATTTAATTGCATTAAAGCACAGTGGTTAATGCAACCTTGTAGATCCCCAGACTGGggtaatattaataaaacttgGGTATACACAGAAAGAATCTTGAAATATGCATATGCCAGGCTGTAAAATCCaatttttttgcatatgcattttcttgtttttgctgtatgcatattttaatgatcaaatccatgcaaagttttataaaagagACCCTGGTCACTGCCAAGTCTACACTCTGCAGGGATTAGTTATGTTTGTGTAATGTTTTTCTAGATAACCTGGATTCCATAAAAGTGTATATTATATTAAGGAATTATTTGCAactaatttttccttttcaataCATAATAATTTGTGTCCAGAACGTATACACTACAGACATGAAGCAACACAGAATAGAGTGACAGTCCATTGCAGTGCCCAAACTCACACTTATAATCAATGGGCCTATTTTGGGTCCCCACTCaatcaaaacattttagaaacatAGAATAAAATAACAGAGGAAATAAAGAAGTTGTTAGGTGCTCATCCCAAGACTATGGGCATATGAGAGAACCGTTCTAACCACTGTTTTACCATTCTGACCTCTAGCTTTTTCCTTCATTCATTCTTTTCCACAGCTTATCCAAAGCTGGGTCA includes:
- the LOC120536245 gene encoding bryoporin-like; its protein translation is MLSPGATLQGTSAEQISKTINAARSMVIVISNHTTKYLTNPKYYCYTGYNYTPLQPTIEPKMREACSFSKHADSNSGSVGVMTYNICELQAHKGFKKLAIMFSVPNDYNKYENWFAVGLYDIGKDCDDGLYQEMYYSDNQDFKRAKAKDCFLKHISEGYQVNATMSNASQSIIQLELWEGSGSHN